In Leptospira stimsonii, a single window of DNA contains:
- a CDS encoding DUF1554 domain-containing protein, producing the protein MRKFSILRILFLTFLAHCAQADKMQFDASKGLGTAIQVVATDVVNTPVSSQQNSSTTSGGTGNSTFTLGGNVSGLVSGSLTLANGSDTVTILPSSPGITGGAGTYQFSTKLNSGASYNVSISGFPNNLSCNLYNNSGAISGNVTDVDIYCFSVVLTSSLTVVEGTTNASTNFTLNLSHPPGPNPSGTVSISYPNFPTNLSVNSALPTTLGTTAVNRIVSGTNETGTPDFADESEVITARVSQSTGSATNVSTTSNITISDNDKRMYMVNAGNGGTGNFGGKAGADTLCSSNKPGGVSGTVIALLGTSTRKPLPSPSADWPLKPLYTYYRTDNTTVIATSNSASILPFSWTNKVSANSGVTAAFACPMGSNACGYITGMDNTWTVLPAQNCSNWTSASASVDGMTGWAGSVNSSAINYFASTCDALGSSANVICVEQ; encoded by the coding sequence ATGCGAAAATTTTCCATTCTTAGAATACTCTTTTTAACTTTTTTGGCTCACTGTGCACAAGCCGATAAGATGCAATTCGATGCCTCAAAAGGTTTGGGAACGGCAATTCAAGTTGTTGCGACGGATGTCGTGAACACTCCTGTGAGTTCACAACAGAACTCAAGCACAACTTCCGGAGGGACAGGGAATTCCACATTCACACTCGGGGGAAATGTTTCCGGTCTGGTCAGTGGAAGCCTTACTTTGGCAAACGGCAGTGATACGGTTACGATTCTTCCTTCTTCTCCGGGAATCACGGGCGGAGCCGGAACCTACCAGTTCTCCACGAAACTAAACAGTGGAGCTTCTTATAACGTTTCCATTTCCGGATTTCCAAACAATCTTTCTTGCAATCTTTATAATAATTCCGGGGCCATTTCTGGGAATGTCACCGACGTCGATATCTATTGCTTTTCGGTGGTCCTGACTTCTTCTCTTACCGTAGTCGAGGGTACGACCAATGCTTCCACAAATTTTACTTTGAATCTTTCGCATCCTCCGGGACCAAATCCGTCCGGCACTGTATCCATTTCCTATCCGAATTTCCCGACAAACTTGAGCGTTAATTCCGCCTTACCGACCACCTTAGGAACGACGGCTGTCAACCGGATCGTGAGTGGAACGAATGAGACAGGAACGCCTGATTTTGCCGATGAAAGCGAAGTCATCACGGCAAGGGTTTCCCAATCGACAGGAAGCGCGACTAACGTTTCGACTACTTCCAATATTACGATTTCGGATAATGATAAAAGAATGTATATGGTGAACGCGGGAAACGGTGGAACCGGAAATTTCGGGGGAAAGGCCGGTGCTGATACTCTCTGTTCCTCTAATAAACCGGGAGGCGTTTCTGGAACCGTCATTGCGCTCTTGGGAACTTCTACAAGAAAACCGCTCCCCAGCCCGAGTGCCGACTGGCCTCTCAAACCGCTCTACACTTACTATAGAACTGATAACACCACCGTGATTGCCACATCGAACAGCGCTTCCATTCTTCCATTCTCATGGACAAACAAGGTAAGCGCTAATTCAGGAGTGACGGCCGCGTTCGCTTGTCCGATGGGAAGCAACGCGTGTGGATATATTACGGGAATGGACAACACTTGGACGGTTCTCCCCGCTCAAAATTGCTCTAACTGGACAAGTGCAAGTGCATCCGTGGATGGAATGACCGGCTGGGCCGGGAGTGTCAATTCCTCTGCGATCAATTACTTTGCTTCCACCTGCGACGCTTTAGGTTCGTCCGCAAACGTAATCTGTGTGGAACAATAA
- a CDS encoding molybdenum cofactor biosynthesis protein MoaE produces MHLQEEPIDLNKILSQGHDPSCGAVVLFSGEPRDTANSNKQVDHLFYEAYPPMAEPMIEKILEDAITIFRLKKAICVHRTGTVYPEESSVCVITASSHRKEAYEANRYIIDRVKHEVPIWKKEFYSDGTSEWTLNCAGCAAGAVGHERYSPLKTNP; encoded by the coding sequence GTGCATCTTCAAGAAGAACCGATTGATCTCAACAAAATCCTTTCGCAAGGACACGATCCTTCTTGCGGCGCTGTAGTTTTATTTAGCGGAGAACCGAGGGACACCGCTAATTCGAACAAACAAGTCGACCATTTGTTTTACGAAGCCTATCCACCGATGGCTGAGCCGATGATCGAAAAAATATTGGAAGACGCAATAACGATCTTTCGTTTAAAAAAAGCGATCTGCGTTCATAGGACCGGTACAGTTTATCCGGAAGAATCCTCCGTTTGTGTGATTACCGCGTCTTCACATAGAAAGGAAGCCTATGAGGCCAACCGTTATATCATCGATCGTGTCAAACACGAAGTCCCGATTTGGAAAAAGGAATTTTATTCCGATGGAACTTCCGAATGGACTCTCAATTGCGCGGGTTGTGCGGCCGGGGCGGTCGGACATGAACGTTACTCTCCTTTGAAGACGAATCCATGA
- a CDS encoding hybrid sensor histidine kinase/response regulator produces the protein MIKFPPKSAPVRVSLLYLILASAWIFISDQFISFVSFDPSILTTLQTYKGWSFVIITTLLLFIILNRYFLLIKKESDEQKVAETALLESERRFRVTLENINLISLGLDAEGNITFCNDYLLNLTGWKREELIGNNWFDYFLLPEEREQVLSIFKEAIRTNSLPLHYENYLRTRNGDKKLIQWDNTILQDTNHHIIGTISIGTDITDRKRAESERLELERRLLHAQKLESLGVLAGGIAHDFNNLLGGIFGYIDLAREKAEAGEPNVRYLDKAITVFNRAKDLTQQLLTFAKGGKPIRKTGSLAPIINECVLFSLSGSNVSCHFEIEENLGLCDFDENQIHQVVENIIINSVQSMPLGGTIVVSAKNMYLGKYNSVRLKEGNYIQISVQDSGTGIPKDLLPRIFEPFFTTKQKGTGLGLATSYSIVQKHDGGIEVKSELGAGSTFNIYLPISQNEIKTSRSKETNHHSGLGKVLIMDDEEFIIEIFSEMLEKMGYRTVASKNGTDAIQLFKEAKNSSSPFDILIFDLTIPGGMGGEKAISEIRKLDPKVIAIASSGYSEDPVISSPKEFGFSASLRKPFRKSDLAELLEKLLSGKTHFTF, from the coding sequence ATGATAAAATTCCCTCCGAAATCTGCCCCCGTTCGAGTTTCTCTTTTATATCTCATTTTAGCTTCTGCGTGGATTTTTATTTCTGATCAGTTCATTAGCTTCGTTTCGTTTGATCCTTCGATCTTAACGACCTTACAGACTTACAAAGGCTGGAGCTTCGTCATAATTACAACCTTGCTTCTATTTATCATTCTCAATCGTTATTTTCTTCTCATTAAAAAAGAATCGGACGAGCAGAAAGTTGCCGAAACAGCCCTCTTAGAATCGGAACGACGATTTCGAGTGACATTGGAAAACATCAATCTAATCAGCCTAGGATTGGATGCGGAAGGAAACATCACGTTCTGCAACGATTACCTTCTCAATTTAACGGGTTGGAAAAGGGAAGAACTCATCGGAAACAATTGGTTTGATTATTTTTTACTTCCGGAAGAAAGAGAACAGGTTTTATCGATATTTAAGGAAGCGATTCGAACAAACTCACTCCCGCTTCATTATGAAAATTATCTCAGAACAAGAAACGGCGATAAAAAACTGATCCAATGGGATAACACGATTCTACAAGATACGAATCATCATATTATTGGAACCATCAGTATCGGAACCGATATTACGGATCGCAAGCGCGCGGAATCCGAACGCTTAGAGTTAGAAAGGCGTTTACTTCACGCTCAAAAATTAGAAAGCCTCGGCGTATTGGCTGGTGGGATTGCTCACGATTTTAACAACCTCCTCGGTGGAATTTTCGGATACATCGACCTTGCACGTGAAAAGGCGGAAGCCGGCGAACCGAACGTTCGATATCTTGATAAGGCGATCACCGTCTTCAATCGCGCTAAAGATCTGACACAACAGCTTTTGACCTTTGCAAAAGGCGGCAAACCCATACGAAAAACGGGTTCTTTAGCCCCGATCATAAACGAATGCGTTCTCTTTTCTCTTAGCGGTTCGAACGTTTCTTGTCACTTCGAAATAGAAGAAAACCTCGGTCTTTGCGATTTTGATGAGAATCAAATCCATCAGGTGGTGGAGAATATAATCATCAACTCGGTTCAATCGATGCCCCTAGGAGGAACAATCGTAGTTTCTGCAAAGAATATGTATCTCGGTAAATACAATTCGGTCCGCTTGAAGGAAGGAAACTATATTCAAATTTCCGTTCAAGACAGCGGGACCGGAATTCCAAAAGATTTACTCCCCCGCATTTTTGAACCGTTCTTCACGACTAAACAAAAAGGAACCGGACTCGGTCTTGCGACATCCTATTCCATCGTTCAAAAGCACGACGGTGGAATCGAAGTTAAATCAGAGTTAGGTGCGGGCAGTACGTTCAATATTTATTTACCGATTTCTCAAAATGAAATCAAAACGAGCCGCTCAAAGGAGACCAATCATCACAGCGGGCTTGGAAAAGTTCTTATAATGGATGACGAGGAATTTATCATCGAAATCTTCTCGGAGATGTTGGAAAAAATGGGTTATCGAACCGTCGCATCGAAGAATGGAACGGACGCGATCCAACTCTTTAAGGAAGCGAAGAATTCTTCTTCTCCGTTCGATATTTTAATTTTTGATCTTACGATTCCCGGCGGTATGGGAGGTGAAAAAGCGATTTCAGAAATTCGAAAGCTGGATCCAAAAGTGATCGCAATCGCTTCCAGCGGATATTCGGAAGATCCGGTCATCTCATCTCCCAAAGAATTCGGATTTTCCGCAAGCCTTAGAAAGCCATTCCGCAAAAGTGATCTTGCCGAACTTTTAGAAAAACTTTTAAGCGGCAAAACCCATTTTACTTTCTAA
- a CDS encoding molybdopterin molybdotransferase MoeA: MISIEEALTKILAEVSKSNLESVPLAESLGRILAGDVKADRDYPPFHRSAMDGYAIKSKDFDPSKIYHCKKEIFAGMESKLDPGEEIVKIMTGAVVPEGLDAVIKIEDSQEIESGNPISKVKLKSDQAFQFMNIALQGEDLKKGELVIGSGTVIGMSEISLLASLGFDIVPVRTLPKVSIISTGNEVVSVGSKPLPYQIRDSNSYSLIAILNRYKIQPNSIELVPDDELKITEALQKGLESDILLLSGGVSMGSMDLIPPLLEKLGVKKIFHKVSLKPGKPIWFGKKGKTVVFGLPGNPFSVQVCARIFLDPYIRSYLGMEISRPLRFPFYGKRKKKNSLPEFFPVIFETREKTGLRAKSFNGSGDIRAGLSSDGIALHPGEQSEISEEDILDFYPW, encoded by the coding sequence TTGATTTCTATCGAAGAAGCGTTAACGAAAATTCTTGCAGAAGTTTCTAAGTCGAATTTGGAATCGGTTCCTCTTGCGGAAAGTTTGGGAAGAATTCTTGCCGGCGACGTAAAAGCGGATCGGGATTACCCGCCTTTTCACCGTTCAGCGATGGATGGATACGCGATTAAGAGCAAAGATTTTGACCCTTCTAAAATCTATCATTGCAAAAAAGAAATTTTTGCTGGAATGGAATCTAAACTGGATCCAGGTGAGGAAATCGTAAAAATTATGACGGGCGCGGTCGTGCCGGAAGGTCTGGATGCGGTGATCAAAATCGAAGACAGTCAGGAAATCGAAAGCGGGAATCCGATTTCAAAGGTAAAACTAAAATCCGATCAAGCATTCCAATTTATGAATATAGCACTTCAAGGAGAAGATTTAAAAAAAGGAGAACTCGTAATCGGATCGGGAACCGTAATCGGAATGTCCGAAATATCCTTGTTAGCTTCTTTGGGATTCGATATCGTTCCCGTGAGAACCCTTCCGAAGGTTTCCATCATATCAACCGGAAACGAAGTTGTTTCGGTCGGATCAAAGCCGCTCCCTTATCAGATTCGGGATTCAAATTCGTATTCTTTGATTGCCATTTTGAATCGTTACAAAATTCAACCCAATTCCATCGAACTCGTTCCCGATGATGAATTAAAAATTACGGAAGCTCTTCAAAAGGGTTTGGAATCCGATATCCTTTTGTTGTCCGGAGGAGTTTCTATGGGAAGTATGGATTTGATTCCTCCTCTTTTAGAAAAACTCGGAGTCAAAAAAATATTTCATAAAGTTTCGTTAAAACCGGGTAAGCCGATTTGGTTTGGAAAAAAAGGAAAGACGGTGGTTTTCGGACTTCCGGGAAATCCTTTCAGCGTTCAGGTTTGTGCGAGAATTTTTTTAGATCCGTATATTCGTTCTTATCTAGGAATGGAAATTTCAAGACCTCTACGATTCCCCTTTTATGGAAAAAGAAAAAAGAAAAATTCTTTACCGGAATTTTTTCCAGTAATTTTCGAGACGAGGGAGAAAACGGGACTGAGGGCTAAGTCGTTTAACGGAAGCGGGGATATACGGGCCGGATTGTCTTCCGATGGAATTGCGTTACATCCTGGTGAGCAAAGCGAAATTTCGGAAGAAGATATTTTGGATTTTTATCCTTGGTGA
- a CDS encoding 7-carboxy-7-deazaguanine synthase QueE, giving the protein MDNLKTSVHEIYLSLSGEGISTGLPTVFVRMAGCSLRCGMAMGRKLWCDTPYALSPNAGEELDLQEVLKRIRELSPVDTQILLTGGEPLEGRNRDFSVAFGNEIFRTRNLSGSFPKPRVETNGAESIEGLDSFVFTLDYKLPGSGMEDRMLLKNLEIYKDRKNSLDEIKFVIRDRMDFDRCVEVIQNFGLTGNLLASPVQNELSPELLSEWIKSSLSSGLRLSLQTHKYIWGDQRGV; this is encoded by the coding sequence ATGGACAATCTGAAAACCTCCGTACATGAAATCTATCTCTCTCTTTCGGGAGAAGGAATTTCAACAGGATTGCCAACCGTCTTTGTTCGTATGGCGGGATGTTCCTTACGATGCGGAATGGCTATGGGACGCAAATTATGGTGCGATACTCCTTACGCCCTTTCCCCGAACGCAGGTGAAGAATTGGATCTTCAAGAAGTTCTGAAGCGAATTCGAGAACTGAGTCCCGTGGATACACAAATTCTCCTTACCGGAGGGGAACCTTTGGAAGGTAGAAACCGAGATTTCAGCGTCGCATTCGGAAACGAAATCTTTAGAACTCGAAATCTTTCGGGTTCTTTTCCAAAACCAAGAGTGGAGACGAACGGTGCCGAATCCATCGAAGGTTTGGATTCGTTTGTCTTTACTCTGGATTATAAACTTCCCGGCTCCGGAATGGAAGATCGGATGCTTTTGAAAAATTTAGAAATTTATAAAGATAGAAAAAACAGTTTGGATGAAATTAAGTTTGTGATTCGAGATAGGATGGATTTTGATCGATGTGTCGAGGTGATTCAAAACTTCGGTTTAACCGGAAATCTTTTGGCGTCTCCGGTTCAAAACGAATTGTCCCCGGAACTTCTTTCCGAATGGATCAAGTCTTCTCTTAGTTCCGGTCTTCGCCTTTCTCTGCAAACCCATAAATACATTTGGGGCGATCAAAGGGGCGTATAG
- a CDS encoding YdeI/OmpD-associated family protein gives MIQFDPISLKKLKFKNGDNVFVLNLNDIFSSKPIGGVRFIDQVSDANGILLFVNSTSILKTSFLKIRKYLKEETLFWIAFPKKTSGTQTDLERDHGWEILFENEYDTVALVSLNETWSAMRFKKKDKIKKGGSKEEKQKNPELTKYIDYEKKIVRLPKDVLTFFPKTSSAKKSFDALSWSHQREYVEAILEAKTSETRTKRIKKLMDHLNSKKIARKKKS, from the coding sequence ATGATACAATTTGATCCCATTTCCTTGAAAAAGTTGAAATTTAAGAATGGGGACAATGTCTTCGTTTTAAATTTGAATGACATTTTTTCTTCAAAGCCGATCGGAGGGGTTCGTTTTATAGATCAAGTTTCAGATGCAAATGGAATTCTTCTTTTTGTGAATTCTACTTCCATCCTCAAAACCTCCTTTCTAAAAATCCGAAAATATCTCAAAGAAGAAACTCTATTCTGGATCGCGTTTCCGAAGAAAACTTCAGGGACTCAAACAGATCTGGAAAGAGATCACGGTTGGGAAATTCTTTTTGAAAACGAATACGACACAGTCGCCTTAGTATCGTTAAACGAAACCTGGTCGGCAATGAGATTTAAGAAGAAAGATAAAATTAAAAAAGGAGGTTCGAAAGAGGAAAAACAAAAGAACCCGGAACTAACAAAATACATCGATTACGAAAAGAAAATCGTCCGGCTCCCGAAAGACGTTCTAACATTCTTTCCTAAAACGAGTTCTGCAAAAAAATCTTTTGATGCGCTTTCTTGGTCTCATCAAAGGGAATATGTCGAAGCGATCTTAGAAGCGAAAACATCCGAAACAAGAACGAAAAGAATAAAAAAATTGATGGACCATCTGAATTCGAAAAAAATCGCCCGAAAAAAGAAATCGTAA
- the moaCB gene encoding bifunctional molybdenum cofactor biosynthesis protein MoaC/MoaB translates to MIDITEKKTSLRSAAAEGFVFCAPETLKRIRENTLPKGDLFGVAKASALLASKKTSDLIPHCHPVPIDFFEISFELVDEGVKILASAKSIGKTGIEMEVLTGLSVAALTIYDLLKPIDKQLEISSIRLLEKKGGKSETQFSKFAEGAKAAILVCSDSTFAGKREDGSGKIIESILKESNVIVHEYTIVPDEPEEIRKKIGEWVEAGIDLIVSTGGTGLGPRDNTTDTIRNLLDQEIPGIAEAMRSFGQDRTPYAMLSRSLAGRIKKTLVVCVPGSSNGARESLTAIFPAIFHAKKMMRGEGH, encoded by the coding sequence ATGATCGACATCACTGAAAAAAAGACCAGTCTCCGATCCGCGGCGGCTGAGGGGTTTGTATTTTGCGCACCGGAAACTTTGAAGAGAATTCGGGAGAATACTCTTCCTAAAGGAGATCTCTTTGGTGTTGCAAAGGCAAGCGCTCTCCTCGCTTCCAAAAAAACATCCGATCTCATTCCTCATTGCCATCCAGTGCCTATCGATTTTTTTGAAATTTCTTTCGAACTTGTGGATGAAGGCGTGAAAATTTTAGCTAGCGCAAAATCGATCGGAAAGACCGGTATCGAAATGGAAGTTTTAACTGGGCTCAGCGTAGCCGCGTTGACGATTTACGATCTTCTCAAACCGATCGACAAACAATTGGAAATATCCTCCATTCGACTTCTGGAAAAAAAAGGTGGAAAGAGTGAGACCCAATTCTCCAAGTTTGCGGAAGGCGCTAAAGCCGCGATCTTAGTTTGTTCGGATTCTACGTTTGCGGGGAAACGAGAGGATGGTTCCGGCAAAATAATCGAAAGTATATTAAAAGAATCGAATGTTATAGTTCATGAATACACTATCGTTCCTGATGAGCCGGAAGAAATTCGCAAGAAAATCGGAGAATGGGTGGAAGCGGGTATCGACCTGATCGTTTCAACGGGTGGAACCGGATTGGGACCGAGGGATAACACGACGGATACGATTCGTAATCTTCTGGATCAGGAAATACCGGGAATCGCGGAGGCAATGAGATCCTTCGGACAGGACCGTACTCCGTATGCGATGCTTTCCCGTTCGTTAGCGGGGCGAATCAAGAAAACTTTGGTAGTGTGCGTTCCCGGAAGTTCGAACGGGGCCCGAGAAAGTTTGACGGCGATCTTTCCTGCGATCTTTCACGCGAAAAAGATGATGAGAGGAGAGGGTCATTGA
- a CDS encoding lysophospholipid acyltransferase family protein yields MIRYIPSFLFVYLFYLPFRILPYRLCLLFGRFLVILLYPLARKHRRIAYENISYAFPEYTEAQKKELVWKSILHIGNLVAGTLYAPRLNQKWMDRYLVYDKESLEIERKTNEEGIGVVLISGHFGTWEILVQFMGIRMKGAGIYKKVRNPYVDRLIYKLRTKNGIKLVSTDESSQVAKLIKQGYWMGFGSDQNAGKVGIFVNFFNRPASTYQGPALMAYLTGAKMLLYSVLCGEKGKVIVRIKDLGFVDKKAFSDRETAIRHYTEVWTKALEEEVKLFPEQYFWVHRRWRTKPGDFPGQV; encoded by the coding sequence TTGATTCGTTACATTCCGTCATTTCTCTTCGTTTATCTATTCTATCTTCCCTTTCGCATTTTACCATATCGTCTTTGTTTATTGTTCGGAAGATTTTTGGTCATTCTTCTTTACCCGCTCGCGAGAAAACACAGAAGAATCGCATATGAAAATATTTCCTATGCATTTCCTGAGTATACCGAAGCCCAAAAAAAGGAACTTGTTTGGAAGAGTATTCTTCACATCGGAAACTTAGTCGCAGGAACTCTCTACGCGCCGAGGCTCAATCAGAAATGGATGGATCGATATCTCGTTTATGACAAAGAAAGTTTAGAGATAGAAAGAAAGACAAACGAAGAAGGAATCGGAGTCGTTCTCATCTCAGGACATTTTGGAACTTGGGAAATCCTGGTTCAGTTTATGGGAATTCGAATGAAGGGCGCAGGGATTTATAAGAAGGTAAGAAATCCTTACGTTGATCGATTGATTTATAAACTTAGAACGAAGAACGGAATCAAACTCGTATCCACCGATGAATCCAGTCAAGTTGCGAAGCTGATCAAACAAGGATATTGGATGGGTTTCGGTTCCGATCAGAACGCGGGAAAGGTAGGAATCTTCGTAAACTTCTTCAATCGTCCTGCTTCCACGTATCAAGGTCCTGCACTGATGGCCTACCTCACCGGGGCAAAGATGCTATTATACTCGGTCCTCTGTGGGGAAAAAGGAAAGGTCATCGTTCGAATCAAGGACTTAGGCTTTGTCGATAAGAAAGCGTTTTCAGATCGTGAAACCGCAATCCGTCATTATACGGAAGTTTGGACAAAAGCTTTAGAGGAAGAAGTCAAACTGTTTCCAGAACAATATTTTTGGGTTCACAGAAGATGGAGAACAAAACCGGGAGATTTTCCCGGCCAAGTCTGA
- a CDS encoding inorganic diphosphatase — MVHPWHDISPGEEIPEFVNGIIEIKRGSRAKYEVDKEYGILKLDRVLYSSFYYPANYGFIPQSYCGDHDPLDILVLSQVELEPLCLVKSKVIGVMRMLDSGEEDDKIIAVAANDMSVNHINDISELPPHFTLELKHFFEDYKKLEKKTVVIEEFQNAKLARQIVLDSLELYKKTFPKK; from the coding sequence ATGGTACACCCTTGGCATGATATTTCTCCGGGCGAAGAAATTCCGGAATTTGTAAATGGAATTATCGAAATCAAACGCGGCAGTAGAGCGAAGTATGAGGTAGATAAGGAATACGGGATTCTAAAATTAGATCGTGTCCTGTATTCATCTTTTTATTATCCGGCGAATTACGGCTTCATTCCTCAATCCTATTGCGGAGACCACGATCCTCTCGATATTCTGGTTCTTTCTCAAGTGGAACTCGAGCCGCTCTGTTTGGTAAAATCGAAAGTAATCGGGGTGATGAGAATGTTGGATTCCGGCGAGGAAGACGATAAGATCATTGCGGTCGCCGCAAATGATATGTCGGTAAATCACATCAATGACATCTCTGAACTTCCTCCACATTTTACGTTGGAACTAAAACATTTCTTTGAAGATTATAAGAAGCTCGAAAAAAAGACGGTCGTGATCGAAGAATTTCAAAACGCAAAACTTGCCAGACAAATCGTTTTGGATTCTTTGGAATTGTATAAGAAGACGTTTCCGAAAAAGTAA
- a CDS encoding molybdenum cofactor guanylyltransferase — protein MTDRKPTGLVLCGGNSRRMGTDKGLLSTEGKLWVEERIQTLSSFTNRCLISIRSEQKASYSKVLLERKLVEDSFSNIGPISGILSAHNRYPDDDFLVLACDMPSSDFWVFSELLKVYQTKSEIESYFCKLEGMIEPFPAIYTSKLLNEVSKRRMESDFNVSPKNILEKSNGIAIEVPKDHSNAFLNLNTLSDLSAAGL, from the coding sequence ATGACCGATCGAAAGCCGACTGGACTCGTTTTGTGCGGCGGGAATTCAAGAAGGATGGGAACTGACAAGGGTTTGCTTTCAACCGAAGGTAAACTTTGGGTGGAAGAAAGAATTCAAACCTTATCTTCTTTTACCAATCGTTGTTTGATTTCGATTCGCTCGGAACAAAAAGCATCCTATTCAAAAGTCTTGCTCGAGAGAAAATTGGTAGAGGATTCGTTTTCGAATATAGGGCCCATATCCGGAATTCTTTCCGCACACAATCGATATCCAGATGACGATTTTTTAGTTCTCGCTTGCGATATGCCGTCTTCGGATTTCTGGGTGTTTTCCGAACTTTTAAAGGTTTATCAGACGAAATCAGAAATAGAGAGTTACTTTTGCAAACTCGAAGGAATGATAGAGCCGTTTCCTGCGATTTATACCTCTAAATTGTTAAACGAAGTCAGTAAAAGAAGAATGGAATCCGACTTTAACGTATCACCGAAAAACATTCTGGAAAAATCGAACGGAATCGCAATTGAAGTTCCAAAAGATCATTCGAACGCATTCTTAAATTTGAATACTCTTTCCGATTTGAGCGCGGCCGGGCTTTAA
- a CDS encoding MFS transporter, translated as MSALFRWILPAKPKPLLPPEMIEERYPRFRWRILEATFIGYAVFYLVRNNFPVVSKEMGEALHYSQEQITNILAVTAITYGLGKFIMGALSDRSNPRFFMPLGLILTAVCNLFFGASSNYETHFYLWALNGFVQGMGWPPCGRSLGHWFGVAERGSKFAIWNIAHNVGGGLVGVVAAYSASWWGWRNAFYIPASIAIVTAAYLLFRLMDTPQSVGLPSIEEYQEDPERDLRIPVADQERELSFREIIVQSVFKNYYIWTFAFANFFVYVVRYSLTDIGPTYLKFAKGATLEKGGVSTLIYEFAGIGSTLLVGWGSDKLGGKRGMVSFLCMVPILFALTGLLFTPPGHLWLDLTLFGVVGFFIYPPVMLLGVAGLDFTSKKAVGTAAGFIGLFGYLGRTSLSKAVGWMSKQEGFHWEQSLYLIIGSTLIALALLAVTWSWKPKA; from the coding sequence ATGAGCGCACTCTTCCGCTGGATTTTACCGGCTAAACCAAAACCTCTTTTACCTCCCGAAATGATAGAAGAAAGATATCCGCGTTTTCGTTGGAGAATCTTAGAGGCGACTTTTATCGGTTACGCGGTCTTCTACTTAGTTCGAAATAATTTCCCCGTTGTATCCAAAGAGATGGGAGAAGCGCTACACTACAGTCAAGAGCAGATAACAAATATTCTAGCGGTAACTGCGATCACTTATGGGCTCGGTAAATTCATCATGGGCGCTCTATCTGATAGGAGCAATCCAAGATTCTTCATGCCGCTTGGTCTAATTTTGACCGCAGTTTGCAATTTGTTTTTTGGAGCTTCCAGTAATTATGAAACGCATTTTTATCTTTGGGCGTTGAATGGGTTCGTTCAAGGAATGGGTTGGCCACCGTGCGGTAGATCTCTTGGACATTGGTTCGGAGTCGCCGAAAGGGGATCCAAGTTCGCGATTTGGAACATAGCGCATAACGTTGGCGGTGGTTTGGTCGGCGTGGTCGCGGCTTACAGCGCTTCTTGGTGGGGTTGGAGAAACGCATTCTATATTCCTGCGTCGATTGCGATCGTAACTGCGGCCTATCTTCTTTTTCGATTGATGGACACTCCACAATCCGTTGGTCTTCCCTCCATCGAGGAATACCAGGAAGACCCGGAGAGAGATTTAAGAATTCCTGTTGCAGATCAAGAAAGGGAACTGAGCTTTCGAGAGATTATCGTTCAATCCGTATTCAAAAATTATTATATATGGACTTTTGCCTTCGCGAATTTTTTTGTTTACGTGGTTCGTTACAGCCTAACGGATATTGGTCCAACGTATCTAAAATTTGCCAAAGGAGCCACTTTGGAAAAAGGAGGAGTCAGTACTCTGATTTATGAATTTGCCGGAATCGGATCCACGCTCTTGGTCGGTTGGGGTTCCGATAAGCTCGGTGGAAAAAGAGGGATGGTCAGTTTTCTATGTATGGTTCCCATTTTATTCGCTTTGACCGGATTACTCTTCACTCCTCCCGGTCATCTTTGGCTCGATCTGACATTATTCGGAGTCGTCGGTTTTTTTATTTATCCTCCGGTGATGCTCTTGGGAGTCGCGGGACTCGATTTTACTTCGAAGAAAGCGGTCGGAACTGCGGCGGGTTTTATCGGTCTATTCGGCTATCTGGGCAGAACGAGCCTTTCAAAGGCAGTAGGCTGGATGAGCAAGCAAGAAGGATTCCATTGGGAGCAATCCTTATATTTGATTATCGGATCCACTTTGATAGCCCTTGCGTTATTAGCGGTGACTTGGAGCTGGAAACCGAAGGCTTAA